The Chryseobacterium suipulveris genome window below encodes:
- a CDS encoding NADP-dependent isocitrate dehydrogenase, protein MSQAKIYYTLTDEAPMLATHSFLPMVKAFTKTAEIEIAVPDISLAGRILANFPDALTEAQRIPDYLAELGQLATQPEANIIKLPNISASVPQLEEAIAELQKQGFAVPNYPAEPKNDEEKAINQKYSKVLGSAVNPVLREGNSDRRAPKSVKDYAKANPHRMGVWNADSKTSVAHMQNGDFYGTENSTTLENEGKFRSVFYGNDGSEKVLKDYAPLKAGEVIDSSVMNMSALKYFVQTAIDEAKEKNVLLSAHLKATMMKVSDPIIFGAIVETYFKDVFAKYKDAFAELDINPNFGLATLYEKIAGTPMEAEIKADIEKAIENGPRIAMVNSDQGITNFHVSSDVIVDASMAALVRGGGKMWNKDGKEEDTVCLIPDRTYAGFYEAIIDDMKKNGAIDPRTFGSVPNVGLMAQKAEEYGSHDKTFQIASDGTVKVEDENGTTLLEQKVQKDDIFRMCQTKDAPIQDWVKLAVNRARLSNTPAIFWLDKGRAHDAQIIKKVEKYLQNYDLTGLDIRIMDVKDAMLETLKRGREGKDTISVSGNVLRDYLTDMFPILELGTSAKMLSIVPLMNGGGLFETGAGGSAPKHIEQFIEEGYLRWDSLGEFLALQASLEHLAQTQNNAKAKVLSDALDTANAKFLATDKSPARKVGGIDNRGSHFYLAMYWAEALANQTADSQIAEQFKPVAAAMSENEQKINDELIGAQGKQQDIGGYYKPNFEKTDAAMRPSPTLNTIINQI, encoded by the coding sequence ATGTCACAGGCAAAAATCTATTACACCCTTACGGATGAAGCACCAATGCTTGCTACCCATTCGTTTTTACCAATGGTAAAAGCGTTCACCAAAACTGCTGAAATTGAAATCGCAGTTCCGGATATTTCTTTGGCCGGAAGAATCTTGGCAAACTTCCCGGATGCTTTAACCGAAGCGCAGAGAATCCCGGATTATCTTGCAGAATTAGGACAGTTGGCAACGCAGCCGGAAGCCAATATTATTAAACTTCCGAATATTTCAGCATCCGTTCCGCAATTGGAGGAAGCGATTGCCGAACTTCAGAAGCAAGGTTTTGCCGTTCCCAACTATCCTGCAGAACCTAAAAACGACGAGGAGAAAGCGATCAACCAGAAATATTCCAAAGTGTTGGGAAGCGCTGTGAATCCAGTATTAAGAGAAGGAAACAGCGACCGACGCGCACCGAAATCGGTGAAAGATTACGCTAAAGCCAACCCACACAGAATGGGGGTTTGGAACGCGGATTCGAAAACTTCTGTGGCACACATGCAAAACGGAGATTTTTATGGAACTGAAAACTCAACAACCCTAGAAAATGAAGGAAAATTCAGAAGTGTTTTTTACGGAAACGACGGTTCAGAAAAGGTTTTGAAAGATTATGCTCCACTGAAAGCAGGTGAAGTGATCGACTCTTCAGTAATGAATATGTCTGCATTGAAATATTTTGTACAAACCGCAATTGACGAAGCGAAAGAAAAGAATGTGCTTCTTTCTGCACACCTGAAAGCCACGATGATGAAGGTTTCCGATCCCATTATTTTCGGAGCGATTGTGGAAACTTATTTTAAAGACGTTTTTGCAAAATACAAAGATGCTTTTGCCGAACTCGACATTAATCCAAATTTCGGTTTGGCGACACTTTATGAAAAAATCGCGGGAACTCCGATGGAAGCTGAAATTAAAGCCGATATCGAAAAAGCAATTGAAAACGGACCAAGAATCGCGATGGTGAATTCTGACCAAGGAATCACCAACTTCCACGTTTCCTCGGATGTGATTGTGGATGCTTCGATGGCGGCACTCGTTCGCGGCGGCGGAAAAATGTGGAACAAGGACGGAAAAGAGGAAGATACCGTTTGCCTGATTCCGGACAGAACTTATGCCGGTTTTTACGAAGCGATTATCGACGATATGAAGAAAAACGGAGCGATCGATCCAAGAACTTTCGGTTCTGTTCCAAACGTTGGTTTGATGGCACAGAAAGCTGAAGAATACGGTTCCCACGACAAAACTTTCCAAATCGCTTCTGATGGAACCGTGAAAGTAGAAGACGAAAACGGCACTACTTTATTGGAGCAAAAGGTTCAAAAAGACGACATCTTTAGAATGTGTCAAACGAAGGATGCACCGATCCAGGATTGGGTGAAATTAGCAGTGAACAGAGCGCGGCTTTCGAATACGCCTGCAATTTTCTGGTTGGATAAAGGAAGAGCTCACGATGCCCAAATCATCAAAAAAGTTGAAAAATATCTTCAGAATTATGATTTAACAGGTCTTGACATCCGCATTATGGATGTGAAAGACGCGATGCTGGAAACTTTGAAACGCGGCCGCGAAGGAAAAGACACGATTTCTGTTTCCGGAAATGTTTTGAGGGATTACCTTACCGATATGTTCCCGATTCTGGAACTGGGAACTTCTGCAAAAATGTTGTCGATCGTTCCGTTGATGAACGGCGGCGGTTTGTTCGAAACCGGAGCAGGAGGTTCTGCGCCGAAACACATCGAGCAGTTTATCGAGGAAGGTTACCTTCGTTGGGATTCCTTAGGAGAATTCCTTGCGTTGCAGGCGTCTTTGGAACATTTGGCTCAAACCCAGAACAACGCGAAGGCAAAAGTTCTTTCCGACGCTTTGGATACAGCGAATGCAAAATTTCTTGCCACCGATAAATCCCCTGCAAGAAAAGTAGGCGGAATCGACAACAGAGGTTCACACTTCTATTTGGCGATGTATTGGGCAGAAGCTTTAGCCAACCAAACCGCAGACTCGCAGATTGCAGAACAGTTCAAACCTGTAGCTGCAGCAATGTCCGAAAACGAACAGAAAATCAACGACGAATTAATCGGAGCACAAGGAAAACAACAGGATATTGGCGGTTATTACAAACCCAATTTCGAGAAGACGGATGCGGCGATGAGACCGAGTCCGACGCTAAATACAATTATTAACCAGATTTAG
- a CDS encoding DNA-formamidopyrimidine glycosylase family protein produces MPEGPTIVAHQKQIKKFEGKTVTKSGGYRNPFAEDISGKKLLKVDTFGKYLILQFNKFFVTVHFGLYGRYLINDKKKVNPSFTLHFGDDYVNFYVVNLKKIDGNADDYFNRKLDVFSKDFESDEMKQLLLEKLPAKKIGDALMNQEIFPGVGNVIRNEVLFLAKIHPESAVGKIPSKKLDELIHHIREFSISSVELIEKRIWKSSSAVYQKEKFKTEDVKMYVSPAIKRKTFLVESLQKLYS; encoded by the coding sequence ATGCCTGAAGGTCCAACAATCGTCGCACATCAGAAACAAATCAAAAAATTTGAAGGTAAAACCGTCACCAAAAGCGGCGGCTACCGAAATCCTTTTGCAGAAGACATTTCGGGCAAAAAACTTTTAAAGGTTGATACTTTTGGGAAATACCTGATTCTTCAGTTCAATAAATTCTTTGTTACCGTTCATTTCGGACTTTACGGCAGGTATCTGATTAATGACAAAAAGAAAGTAAACCCCAGTTTCACGCTTCACTTTGGTGATGATTATGTGAATTTTTATGTGGTGAATCTCAAAAAAATTGATGGAAATGCTGACGATTATTTCAACAGGAAGTTAGATGTTTTTTCAAAAGATTTTGAGTCTGATGAAATGAAACAACTGCTTCTTGAGAAACTCCCTGCGAAAAAAATCGGTGATGCGCTGATGAACCAGGAGATTTTTCCGGGTGTGGGAAACGTCATCAGAAACGAAGTTTTGTTTCTCGCCAAAATTCACCCCGAAAGTGCGGTTGGGAAAATTCCGTCCAAAAAATTAGACGAACTTATTCACCACATCAGAGAATTCAGTATCAGTTCGGTGGAACTCATTGAAAAACGAATCTGGAAATCATCTTCAGCGGTTTATCAGAAAGAAAAATTTAAGACTGAAGATGTAAAAATGTATGTTTCACCGGCAATAAAAAGAAAGACTTTCCTGGTGGAAAGCCTTCAGAAACTGTATTCTTAA
- a CDS encoding DNA topoisomerase IB, translating to MQLQPNEIVTSLKPSKILKILKDPVKSAKAVELVYTTDKEFEGITRKKYGKKFHYYLDGVRISDTEEISRINKLAIPPAWEQVWICALNNGHLQATGIDAKQRKQYRYHPVWNALRNHTKFYRMLQFGYALPKIRLQLEQDLALRNLGERKVLAVIVSLMERTNIRIGNSVYEKLYGSFGLTTLKDKHIDVKGDRIKFSFKGKKGVYHDIDLKNRRLAKAVQNCKDIPGKELFQYYDDEGKRHSVDSGMVNSYIKEISGEDFTAKDFRTWSGTVNALIAFKEIGLAENDKDYKSKVKAALEKVAENLGNTATVCRKYYVHPLIVNLYENSSIEKYLNELDEIEINDGKAGLTKEEQVVMKILENEKL from the coding sequence ATGCAGTTACAGCCGAATGAAATCGTTACTTCTTTAAAACCTTCAAAAATTCTGAAGATTTTAAAAGACCCCGTGAAATCTGCAAAAGCCGTGGAACTTGTTTACACGACCGACAAGGAATTTGAAGGCATCACCCGTAAAAAATACGGCAAAAAATTTCATTATTATCTCGATGGTGTCCGGATTAGTGATACCGAGGAAATTTCACGGATTAACAAGCTCGCCATTCCTCCGGCTTGGGAACAGGTGTGGATTTGCGCTTTGAACAACGGACATCTTCAGGCCACAGGAATTGATGCGAAACAGCGCAAACAATACCGGTATCATCCTGTTTGGAACGCCCTTCGAAATCACACCAAATTTTACAGAATGCTGCAGTTCGGTTATGCGCTGCCGAAAATCCGATTACAGTTGGAGCAAGATTTGGCGTTACGAAATCTTGGCGAAAGAAAAGTTCTCGCGGTGATAGTAAGTTTGATGGAGCGGACCAATATCAGAATCGGCAACAGCGTTTATGAAAAGCTTTATGGTTCATTTGGCTTAACGACGTTGAAGGACAAACACATCGACGTAAAAGGTGACCGAATAAAATTCTCATTCAAAGGCAAGAAAGGAGTTTATCACGATATTGATCTGAAAAACCGCCGGCTTGCAAAAGCCGTTCAGAACTGTAAAGACATTCCAGGAAAAGAACTTTTTCAGTATTATGACGACGAAGGTAAACGCCATTCTGTGGACAGTGGAATGGTGAATTCCTACATTAAGGAAATCAGCGGTGAAGATTTTACAGCCAAGGACTTCAGAACGTGGAGCGGAACGGTGAACGCACTGATTGCTTTCAAAGAAATCGGACTTGCCGAAAATGATAAAGATTACAAATCCAAGGTAAAGGCAGCCCTGGAAAAAGTCGCGGAAAACCTTGGAAATACGGCAACTGTTTGCAGGAAATATTATGTTCATCCGCTCATCGTCAATCTTTACGAAAATTCATCCATAGAAAAATACTTGAATGAACTGGATGAAATAGAAATCAACGACGGGAAAGCAGGACTTACCAAAGAGGAACAGGTGGTGATGAAAATTCTGGAAAACGAAAAACTGTAA
- a CDS encoding SDR family oxidoreductase: protein MQKKSKTAVRPPQKQRKPGVEEKMTPVPESEPVKQSGGKLQGKVAIITGGDSGIGKATAILFAQKGCDVAIPYLSETVDAKDTQKEVEKFGQKCILIKGDLGKEKHCKKVIEKTVAEFGKIDILVNNAANHWEAKNLEDITTEQLMNTFHSNVFSVFWLTKFAMKHLKKGSCIINTVSVTAYRGSGHLIDYSATKGAVLSFTRSLSANLAEKGIRVNAVAPGPIWTPLIASSFSKKKVSEFGSDTPMKRAGETNEVATCFLFLASEDSSYITGQVLHPNGGEIVNG, encoded by the coding sequence ATGCAGAAAAAATCCAAAACAGCAGTTCGTCCGCCACAGAAGCAGCGTAAACCCGGTGTTGAAGAAAAAATGACGCCCGTTCCTGAAAGTGAACCTGTGAAACAGTCGGGCGGAAAACTCCAGGGAAAAGTCGCTATCATAACAGGCGGAGACAGCGGAATTGGCAAGGCAACTGCCATACTTTTCGCACAGAAAGGTTGTGATGTTGCGATTCCATATTTAAGCGAAACAGTGGACGCTAAAGACACCCAAAAGGAAGTTGAAAAATTCGGGCAAAAATGCATTTTGATTAAAGGTGATTTAGGCAAAGAAAAACACTGCAAAAAAGTAATTGAAAAAACCGTTGCTGAATTTGGAAAAATTGACATTCTCGTCAATAACGCTGCCAATCACTGGGAAGCCAAAAATCTTGAAGATATTACGACGGAACAGTTGATGAACACTTTTCACTCTAATGTTTTTTCGGTTTTCTGGTTGACTAAATTTGCAATGAAGCACTTGAAAAAAGGCAGTTGCATCATCAACACAGTTTCAGTTACTGCCTATCGCGGAAGCGGACATCTGATTGATTATTCGGCAACCAAAGGCGCGGTTTTATCTTTCACAAGAAGCCTTTCCGCAAATCTGGCTGAAAAAGGAATCCGCGTTAACGCCGTTGCTCCGGGACCGATTTGGACACCTTTAATTGCTTCAAGTTTTTCAAAAAAGAAAGTTTCGGAATTTGGAAGTGATACGCCGATGAAACGCGCAGGTGAAACCAATGAAGTTGCCACCTGTTTTCTGTTTCTGGCATCGGAAGACTCATCTTATATTACCGGACAGGTGCTTCATCCAAATGGTGGCGAAATCGTAAACGGTTAA
- a CDS encoding phosphatidate cytidylyltransferase, producing the protein MKRFSIYSVLAVLLISLTSCEAVGTVFEAGKWYGIIIAVIIVGVLFFLFGRGKK; encoded by the coding sequence ATGAAACGATTTAGCATTTATTCAGTTTTAGCAGTATTGCTAATATCTTTAACAAGTTGTGAAGCAGTAGGAACCGTGTTTGAAGCCGGAAAATGGTATGGAATTATCATTGCAGTCATCATCGTTGGCGTGCTTTTTTTCTTATTCGGAAGAGGTAAAAAATAA
- the ligD gene encoding DNA ligase D: protein MSLKEYNKKRDFKQTSEPAGIPENSGEKLRFVVQRHAASHLHYDFRLEMDGVLKSWAIPKGPSLNPKDKRLAMMVEDHPFSYRTFEGTIPKGNYGAGEVEIWDEGWYEPLNKIKGKTDDLVMRAELHKESLKFVMHGKKLQGEFALVKIKNSDDGKSWLLIKHKDDFATDFYNAEENTSENSKVTAALKKKSEKDVSENTARSYKNYAPALSKEKKLKKFIEPMLAKPSDNKPFDSKDWAFEIKWDGYRAIADLRDGIQLYSRNGLDFSAKFKKIVNQLGLQQHEMVLDGELVAYDNMGKPNFQWLQNIGEKPNTPIIFQVFDLLFLNGHSTRSLTYLERKELLKDALKETENIKFCDHILEKGKEFFRLAEQMGLEGIIAKKTESTYSDGIRSSEWLKIKTQQTDEVIICGFTEPKGSRKHFGSLILGNYIDGELTFSGHIGTGFSDKTLKELYGVMHPLIVEKSPFKTLPKTNGKATWLKPELIAEIKYSEKTKDGIFRHPVFLHLREDKEVSDLKEDQQTPEQPMEKKSTKPVKTAVTTRENEAKTKIGKQEVKLTNQNKIYFPKDNVSKGDVVAYYQSVAEFILPHLKNRAQSLNRFPNGIDGMSFYQKDAADETPDWIETHKIYSDSNDKYINYIICNDAATLAYLNNLGCIEMNVWTSRIDNIENPDYLALDLDPSDNNTFEDVIATAKEVKKVLDKAKIEGYPKTSGSSGIHIYIPMGSQYSFEQVKNFGHLLMQQVQKALPEITTLERSLQKRDKGKIYLDYLQNRRGQTLASAYSLRPKNGAPISMPLEWSEVKSGLKPTDWNIENALSRIEKKGDLFLPTLKKGIDMLKALDNLQA from the coding sequence ATGTCTCTAAAAGAATACAACAAAAAGCGCGACTTCAAACAAACCTCCGAACCTGCAGGAATTCCTGAAAACTCGGGCGAGAAACTTCGTTTTGTGGTTCAGAGACACGCTGCATCGCATCTGCATTACGATTTTCGTCTGGAAATGGACGGCGTGCTAAAAAGTTGGGCGATTCCGAAAGGTCCTTCGCTTAATCCGAAGGACAAACGTTTGGCGATGATGGTTGAAGACCACCCTTTTTCCTACCGCACTTTTGAAGGCACGATTCCGAAAGGAAATTACGGAGCAGGCGAAGTTGAAATTTGGGACGAAGGCTGGTATGAACCTTTGAATAAAATAAAGGGAAAAACAGATGATTTGGTAATGCGCGCTGAACTGCACAAAGAAAGTTTGAAATTCGTAATGCACGGCAAAAAACTTCAGGGTGAATTTGCTTTGGTGAAAATTAAAAATTCTGATGATGGGAAGTCGTGGCTGCTCATCAAACACAAAGATGATTTTGCCACCGATTTTTACAATGCCGAAGAAAACACTTCCGAAAATTCAAAAGTTACAGCAGCTTTAAAAAAAAAATCTGAAAAGGACGTCTCCGAAAATACAGCAAGATCCTACAAAAACTACGCACCTGCCCTTTCCAAAGAAAAGAAACTGAAAAAATTTATCGAGCCGATGCTGGCGAAACCTTCAGACAATAAACCTTTCGACAGCAAAGACTGGGCGTTTGAAATAAAATGGGATGGTTATCGCGCAATTGCAGATTTGCGCGACGGCATTCAACTCTACTCGAGAAACGGATTGGACTTTTCAGCAAAATTTAAGAAAATCGTCAATCAACTCGGTTTGCAGCAGCACGAAATGGTTTTGGATGGCGAATTGGTTGCCTATGACAACATGGGAAAACCGAATTTTCAATGGCTGCAAAATATTGGTGAAAAACCAAATACCCCAATAATTTTTCAGGTTTTTGATTTATTGTTTTTGAATGGTCATTCAACCCGAAGTTTAACGTATCTCGAACGGAAGGAACTGCTGAAAGATGCTTTAAAAGAAACCGAAAACATCAAATTCTGTGATCATATTTTGGAAAAAGGAAAAGAATTTTTCCGACTTGCTGAACAGATGGGACTCGAGGGAATTATCGCCAAAAAAACCGAAAGCACTTACAGCGACGGCATCCGTTCATCTGAATGGTTAAAAATAAAAACACAGCAAACCGACGAAGTCATCATCTGCGGATTTACCGAACCTAAAGGATCAAGAAAACACTTTGGCTCCTTAATTTTAGGGAATTATATTGATGGTGAACTGACATTTTCAGGACACATCGGAACAGGATTTTCAGACAAAACTTTAAAGGAACTTTACGGTGTAATGCATCCTTTAATTGTAGAAAAATCACCTTTCAAAACGTTGCCGAAAACCAACGGAAAAGCTACTTGGTTAAAACCCGAACTGATTGCAGAAATAAAATATTCCGAAAAAACCAAAGACGGAATTTTCAGGCATCCCGTTTTCCTTCATTTAAGGGAAGACAAGGAAGTTTCCGATTTAAAGGAAGACCAGCAAACACCCGAACAACCAATGGAAAAAAAGTCAACCAAACCTGTGAAAACCGCCGTAACCACACGAGAAAACGAGGCCAAAACCAAAATTGGAAAACAGGAAGTGAAACTCACGAATCAGAATAAAATTTATTTCCCAAAAGACAATGTTTCCAAAGGTGATGTTGTGGCGTATTATCAGAGCGTTGCCGAATTTATTCTACCGCATCTCAAAAACCGCGCACAGTCTTTAAACCGCTTTCCGAACGGGATTGACGGAATGAGTTTCTACCAAAAAGATGCTGCCGACGAAACTCCCGACTGGATTGAAACCCACAAAATCTACTCCGACAGCAACGATAAATACATCAATTACATCATCTGCAACGATGCGGCGACACTTGCCTACCTGAACAATCTCGGCTGTATCGAAATGAACGTGTGGACAAGCAGAATCGACAATATTGAAAATCCCGATTATTTAGCTCTTGATCTAGACCCTTCCGATAACAATACTTTTGAAGACGTTATCGCCACCGCCAAAGAAGTAAAAAAAGTGCTTGACAAAGCCAAAATTGAGGGCTATCCCAAAACTTCCGGCAGTTCAGGAATCCACATTTATATTCCGATGGGAAGCCAGTATTCTTTTGAACAGGTTAAAAATTTCGGTCATCTCCTGATGCAGCAAGTTCAGAAAGCACTTCCCGAAATTACCACTTTGGAACGCAGTCTTCAGAAGCGTGATAAAGGCAAAATTTATCTAGATTATCTACAAAACCGCCGCGGACAAACCTTGGCGAGCGCCTACAGTTTAAGACCGAAAAACGGTGCACCAATTTCAATGCCATTGGAATGGAGCGAAGTGAAATCAGGCCTAAAACCAACCGATTGGAATATCGAAAATGCACTTTCAAGAATCGAGAAAAAAGGCGATTTGTTTTTGCCAACTCTGAAAAAAGGAATCGACATGCTGAAAGCGCTCGACAACCTTCAAGCATAA
- the ku gene encoding non-homologous end joining protein Ku, giving the protein MRAIWSGAIGFGLVNIPIKLYSASEESTLDLDMLDSKDFSNIKFKRVNEKTGKEVAYENIVKGYKMDDKYIVLEKEDFEAVAPEKSKILSVKQFVKHDEIDPAYFETPYFLEPQKNGEEAYKLLLKSLVKTKMAGIGTFILREKEILCLVRPYEDKILMVNRMRFPEELRKYDDLNIPAGKNPKEEELKMAESLIKQLATDFTPEKFKDTYHDDLMKIINQKAKGATVKISEEEPKESAPSDLMAQLKASLEAGKKQAG; this is encoded by the coding sequence ATGAGAGCAATCTGGAGCGGCGCCATTGGCTTTGGTCTTGTAAATATTCCCATAAAACTGTACTCGGCATCCGAAGAAAGCACGCTTGATCTCGATATGCTCGACAGCAAAGATTTTAGCAATATCAAATTCAAACGGGTCAACGAGAAAACGGGTAAAGAAGTCGCCTACGAAAATATAGTGAAGGGCTATAAAATGGACGACAAATATATCGTGCTGGAAAAAGAAGATTTCGAAGCCGTTGCTCCCGAAAAATCAAAAATCTTGTCGGTGAAACAGTTTGTGAAACACGACGAAATCGATCCCGCTTATTTTGAAACGCCCTATTTCCTAGAACCGCAGAAAAATGGTGAAGAAGCGTATAAACTACTGCTGAAATCTTTGGTAAAAACCAAAATGGCAGGAATCGGAACTTTTATTCTACGTGAAAAAGAGATTCTTTGTTTGGTACGACCTTACGAAGACAAAATCCTGATGGTCAACCGAATGCGTTTTCCTGAAGAACTTAGGAAATATGACGACTTGAATATTCCCGCAGGAAAAAATCCAAAGGAAGAAGAACTCAAAATGGCGGAGAGTCTGATCAAACAACTCGCCACTGACTTCACACCCGAGAAATTCAAAGACACCTATCACGATGATTTGATGAAAATCATCAACCAAAAAGCCAAAGGCGCAACGGTAAAAATCTCAGAAGAAGAACCTAAAGAAAGCGCTCCAAGTGATTTGATGGCACAGCTGAAAGCAAGTCTGGAAGCGGGGAAAAAGCAGGCGGGGTGA
- the tpx gene encoding thiol peroxidase, whose amino-acid sequence MANITLKGNAVNTIGNLPENGLSVKDFALVNEKLEVKTLADYDGKKKIFNIFPSIDTGVCAASARKFNERAGELDNTVVINVSKDLPFALGRFCAAEGLNNVETLSDFRGSFGDDYGVAITDGPMKGLLSRAVIVTDENDQVIYTEQVPEITNEPNYEAALNALK is encoded by the coding sequence ATGGCAAATATCACATTAAAAGGGAATGCTGTGAACACTATTGGTAACCTCCCTGAAAACGGTTTATCGGTAAAAGATTTCGCTTTGGTAAATGAAAAACTGGAGGTGAAAACCTTGGCTGATTACGACGGAAAAAAGAAAATTTTCAACATCTTTCCAAGTATTGATACCGGTGTTTGTGCGGCTTCTGCAAGAAAATTCAACGAAAGGGCAGGAGAGTTGGATAATACTGTGGTCATCAATGTTTCCAAAGATTTACCTTTTGCTTTGGGCAGATTTTGTGCAGCAGAAGGTCTGAATAACGTCGAGACACTTTCCGATTTCCGCGGAAGTTTCGGCGACGATTACGGAGTTGCAATTACCGACGGACCGATGAAGGGACTTTTGAGCCGTGCAGTTATCGTAACCGACGAAAACGACCAAGTTATATACACCGAACAGGTTCCAGAAATCACTAACGAACCCAATTACGAAGCGGCTTTGAACGCATTGAAGTAG
- a CDS encoding DUF763 domain-containing protein has protein sequence MKRSGSATLPLHYGYVPQWLYERMSKLGLAVFEVILADYGKDEVIHRMSDPFWFQCFGAVMGMDWHSSGVTTSVMGALKRAVNPRSRELGIYIAGGKGKFSKETPNELLKISETTGLNGNELIRASKLSAKVDNTAIQDGYQLYTHNFLLSDEGNWAVIQQGMNVQDKTARRYHWHSENLKSYVDEPHTGISGINQGEILNLTSHGAAENRNGILEISHEAPEKIMKDISLILPSHHDVQASDVNLKRLGAMLAMTREMQPENFEDLLLLKGVGPRTMQSLALVSEVIHGAPSRFQDPARFSFAHGGKDGHPFPVPIKIYDETINILQKGIEKSKLENSDKLKSVEKLHSIITKAEENFTPDFDIQNVITEERKNSWKNGGKTVFWDAKPPKNDRLKNGGIQLSLF, from the coding sequence ATGAAACGCTCAGGATCTGCAACATTACCGCTACATTACGGCTACGTTCCACAGTGGCTTTATGAGCGTATGTCCAAATTGGGACTTGCAGTGTTTGAAGTGATTTTGGCAGATTACGGAAAAGACGAAGTCATCCACAGAATGAGCGATCCGTTTTGGTTCCAGTGTTTTGGAGCGGTGATGGGAATGGATTGGCATTCGTCGGGAGTTACAACTTCCGTGATGGGTGCGCTGAAAAGAGCAGTGAATCCAAGATCCAGAGAATTGGGAATTTATATCGCGGGTGGGAAAGGAAAGTTTTCAAAAGAAACTCCAAACGAACTGCTGAAGATTTCCGAAACTACCGGTCTCAATGGAAATGAACTGATTCGTGCGAGTAAACTTTCCGCAAAGGTTGACAATACCGCCATTCAGGACGGATACCAATTGTACACCCACAATTTCTTGCTGAGCGACGAGGGAAATTGGGCGGTCATTCAACAGGGAATGAACGTGCAGGACAAAACCGCACGACGCTACCATTGGCATTCCGAAAATCTAAAATCCTATGTTGATGAGCCACACACAGGGATTTCTGGAATCAACCAAGGCGAAATTCTTAACCTTACTTCTCACGGCGCAGCAGAAAACAGAAATGGAATTTTGGAGATTTCGCACGAAGCTCCTGAAAAAATTATGAAGGACATTTCTTTAATTCTTCCTTCACATCACGATGTTCAGGCAAGTGACGTCAATTTGAAGCGACTCGGAGCAATGTTGGCAATGACTCGCGAAATGCAACCTGAAAATTTTGAGGATTTATTGTTATTAAAAGGAGTTGGGCCAAGAACAATGCAGAGTTTGGCTTTGGTTTCAGAAGTGATTCATGGAGCGCCGTCCAGGTTTCAGGATCCTGCAAGATTTTCATTTGCACACGGTGGAAAGGATGGACATCCGTTTCCGGTCCCGATTAAGATTTATGATGAAACGATAAACATTCTGCAAAAAGGCATCGAAAAATCCAAACTCGAAAATAGCGACAAATTGAAATCGGTGGAAAAACTGCATTCCATCATTACCAAAGCGGAAGAAAACTTCACTCCCGATTTCGATATTCAAAATGTCATTACGGAAGAAAGGAAAAACTCGTGGAAAAACGGTGGTAAAACAGTTTTTTGGGATGCGAAACCACCAAAGAATGACCGCCTAAAAAATGGGGGAATTCAGTTGTCGCTGTTTTAG
- a CDS encoding Crp/Fnr family transcriptional regulator produces the protein MSEVLKFVYQHPLISEADLDKIASQHHLVQFKKNEFLLKEGETADEYYILTEGLVRAFVHDYDNNEITTEFFVENDIVIIPSSLFQKVASQENLQAVTDCRLLKIQYDDFQELFHQIEGFREWGRLWFSYQVFTMKQRSLDVVMKTASERYLKLMKEKPQIIQNVPLKQIASYLGITDTSLSRIRREIMQT, from the coding sequence ATGTCCGAAGTCCTTAAATTCGTCTATCAACACCCGTTAATTTCTGAAGCCGATTTGGATAAAATCGCTTCACAGCATCATTTGGTGCAATTCAAAAAGAACGAATTCCTGCTGAAAGAAGGAGAAACTGCCGACGAATATTATATCTTAACCGAAGGTTTGGTGCGCGCATTTGTTCATGATTACGACAATAATGAAATTACTACCGAATTTTTTGTGGAAAATGATATTGTGATTATTCCGTCGTCGCTTTTTCAGAAAGTTGCTTCGCAGGAGAATCTGCAGGCGGTTACAGACTGTAGACTTTTGAAAATTCAGTATGATGATTTTCAGGAATTGTTCCACCAAATCGAGGGTTTCCGCGAATGGGGACGGCTTTGGTTTTCGTACCAGGTTTTTACAATGAAGCAGCGTTCTTTGGATGTGGTCATGAAAACCGCATCAGAAAGATATTTGAAGCTGATGAAAGAAAAACCTCAAATAATTCAGAATGTACCGCTCAAACAGATCGCCTCCTATTTGGGGATTACGGATACTTCTTTGAGCAGAATCAGAAGAGAAATTATGCAGACCTAA